In a single window of the Rhizobium etli CFN 42 genome:
- a CDS encoding copper-binding protein, with translation MKSAMIKIGIAALLSASAAFGALAEEFPKGVVNKVDAKAKKVTIKHEDLKNLDMPAMTMVFRVEDQALLEKLKEGSSIEFVAERVNGKLTVTEVK, from the coding sequence ATGAAATCCGCAATGATCAAAATCGGCATCGCCGCTTTGCTCTCGGCCTCAGCAGCCTTCGGTGCACTGGCTGAGGAATTCCCCAAGGGCGTCGTCAACAAGGTCGATGCCAAGGCTAAGAAGGTCACCATCAAGCATGAAGACCTGAAGAACCTCGACATGCCGGCGATGACGATGGTCTTTCGGGTCGAAGACCAGGCGCTGCTCGAAAAGCTGAAGGAAGGTTCGAGCATCGAGTTCGTTGCCGAACGCGTGAATGGCAAGCTGACTGTCACCGAGGTAAAATAA
- a CDS encoding FadR/GntR family transcriptional regulator encodes MKANSSDRPVIRPLPVIDRARQVTDALADYVEDARLQAGDRLPPERELMAALAVGRSTIREAIRHFQALGVIETRKGSGTYLLKPVSRATIHMPLSFDAAHLRDALLQTLEVRRGIECEAGMVAARRRTAKDLVVIEEKLNEMERVHLEKGTSGPEDLAFHLAVYDATHNPLFRQLLEQMRETFERFWEHPFDRQDFARRSFPFHRTLFNAIAAGDAEAARAETLKILDIVEEDIKEMSK; translated from the coding sequence ATGAAGGCAAACAGCAGCGACAGGCCGGTGATCCGGCCGCTTCCTGTTATCGACCGCGCGCGTCAGGTGACCGATGCGTTGGCGGATTATGTCGAAGACGCGCGCCTGCAGGCCGGGGATCGGTTGCCGCCGGAGCGGGAGCTGATGGCCGCCCTTGCCGTCGGGCGTTCGACCATTCGCGAAGCGATCCGCCATTTTCAGGCGCTCGGCGTCATCGAGACGCGCAAGGGCAGCGGCACCTATCTGCTGAAACCGGTTTCGAGGGCAACGATCCATATGCCGCTGTCGTTCGACGCGGCGCATCTGCGCGACGCGCTGCTGCAGACGCTCGAAGTGCGCCGCGGCATCGAATGCGAGGCGGGCATGGTCGCGGCGCGGCGGCGTACCGCCAAGGACCTCGTCGTCATCGAGGAGAAGTTGAACGAGATGGAGCGGGTGCATCTGGAAAAGGGCACATCGGGCCCGGAGGATCTGGCCTTCCATCTCGCCGTCTACGACGCCACCCATAATCCGCTGTTTCGCCAGTTGCTTGAACAGATGCGCGAGACCTTCGAGCGCTTCTGGGAGCATCCCTTCGACCGGCAGGATTTTGCCCGCCGGTCCTTTCCCTTTCACCGCACCCTTTTCAACGCGATCGCCGCCGGAGATGCCGAGGCGGCGCGCGCCGAAACGTTGAAAATTCTCGATATCGTCGAGGAAGACATCAAGGAAATGTCCAAATGA
- a CDS encoding PLP-dependent transferase codes for MSSGADPFDLASIITAHDDGNFADAVVPPIFQTSLFTFSDYDEMITVYRGEKVRPTYTRGLNPTVRAFEDMLAKLEGGEDALGFASGMAAISSAVLSFVEPGDRIVAVKHVYPDAFRLFGTILKRMKIEVTYVDGRDEEAVARALPGAKLLYLESPTSWVMEAHDVGALAALAKRHGAVSMIDNSWASPFFQRPLTLGVDLVIHSASKYLGGHSDVVAGVVAGSKEMIARVKAEAYPYLGGKLSPFDAWLLIRGLRTLPLRMKAHEASALEIARRLQRLEVVETVCHPGLANRLPAGLNGTSGLFSFIFREGVDIRRFADHLKLFKLGVSWGGHESLIVPGEVVLQQKAQPNSAQTFGIHARSVRLHVGLEGTEALWRDIEEALAAASQS; via the coding sequence ATGAGCAGCGGCGCAGACCCGTTCGATCTTGCTTCCATCATCACCGCCCATGACGACGGCAATTTCGCCGACGCCGTCGTGCCGCCGATCTTCCAGACCTCGCTTTTCACCTTTTCCGATTATGACGAGATGATCACTGTCTATCGCGGCGAGAAGGTGCGGCCGACCTATACGCGAGGGCTGAACCCGACGGTGCGGGCCTTCGAGGACATGCTAGCCAAGCTCGAAGGCGGCGAGGATGCGCTGGGTTTTGCCAGCGGCATGGCGGCGATCTCTTCGGCCGTCCTAAGCTTCGTCGAGCCGGGCGACCGCATCGTCGCCGTCAAGCACGTCTATCCCGATGCCTTCCGCCTGTTCGGCACCATTCTGAAACGGATGAAGATCGAGGTGACCTATGTCGACGGGCGTGACGAGGAGGCCGTCGCCAGAGCGTTGCCGGGCGCCAAGCTCTTGTACTTGGAAAGCCCAACGAGCTGGGTGATGGAGGCGCATGACGTTGGCGCGCTCGCAGCGCTGGCCAAGCGCCACGGCGCCGTCTCGATGATCGACAACAGCTGGGCGAGCCCGTTCTTCCAGCGGCCGCTGACACTCGGCGTCGATCTCGTCATCCATTCGGCCTCGAAATATCTCGGCGGTCACAGCGATGTCGTGGCAGGCGTCGTCGCCGGCTCGAAGGAGATGATCGCCCGCGTCAAGGCCGAGGCCTATCCCTATCTCGGCGGCAAGCTTTCGCCCTTCGACGCCTGGCTGCTGATCCGCGGCCTGCGCACCCTGCCGCTGCGCATGAAGGCGCATGAGGCCTCGGCTCTGGAAATTGCGAGGCGCCTGCAGCGGCTGGAGGTGGTGGAAACCGTCTGCCATCCAGGCCTCGCCAACCGTCTGCCCGCGGGGCTCAACGGCACGTCGGGCCTGTTTTCCTTCATCTTCCGCGAAGGCGTCGATATCCGCCGCTTCGCTGATCACCTCAAGCTTTTCAAACTGGGTGTGAGCTGGGGTGGGCACGAAAGCCTGATCGTACCGGGCGAGGTGGTGCTGCAGCAGAAGGCACAGCCGAATTCCGCGCAAACCTTTGGCATCCATGCGCGATCCGTACGTCTCCATGTCGGCCTCGAAGGAACCGAGGCGCTGTGGAGAGACATCGAGGAGGCGCTCGCCGCCGCCTCGCAATCTTGA
- a CDS encoding ABC transporter substrate-binding protein, which yields MKKLIISTLFASMMAGTAFADTTLKLVEVITSPERTETLKSIVGKFEAANPGTKVDIISLPWNEAFQKFATMVSAGDVPDVMEMPDTWLSLYANNGMLESLEPYLEKWEHTKELTPRALELGRDVKDTAYMLPYGFYLRAMFYNKKLLSEAGVAAPPKTLEEFTAASEKVSKLPGKYGYCMRGGPGGLNGWMIFAATMAGDNKYFKEDGTSTMNSEGWAKGIEWMVDLYKKGYAPKDSVNWGFNEVVAGFYSGTCAFLDQDPDALIAIAERMKKDDFGVAPLPKGPDGKSFPTIGYGGWSMFSTSANKDLSWKLIATLEGPEGNIEWNKRIGALPAYTAAEKDPFYAGDQFKGWFEELADPNTVPTVMPTYLEEFAFFKDSLAIKTSQQALLGDISAKDLADQWADYLTKAQQKFLSKK from the coding sequence ATGAAAAAACTAATAATCTCGACGCTCTTTGCTTCGATGATGGCGGGTACGGCGTTTGCCGATACGACGCTGAAGCTTGTCGAAGTCATCACCAGCCCGGAGCGCACCGAAACGCTGAAATCGATCGTCGGCAAGTTCGAGGCCGCCAATCCCGGCACCAAGGTCGACATCATCTCGCTGCCCTGGAACGAAGCCTTCCAGAAGTTTGCGACCATGGTGTCGGCCGGCGACGTCCCCGATGTGATGGAGATGCCCGATACCTGGCTGTCGCTCTATGCCAATAACGGCATGCTCGAAAGCCTGGAGCCCTATCTCGAAAAGTGGGAGCACACCAAGGAGCTGACGCCGCGTGCGCTCGAGCTCGGCCGCGACGTCAAGGACACCGCCTATATGCTGCCCTACGGCTTCTATCTCAGGGCGATGTTCTACAACAAGAAGCTGCTTTCCGAAGCCGGGGTCGCCGCGCCGCCGAAGACGCTGGAGGAGTTTACCGCCGCCTCGGAAAAGGTCTCCAAGCTGCCCGGCAAATACGGTTACTGCATGCGCGGCGGACCGGGCGGTCTGAACGGCTGGATGATCTTTGCCGCCACGATGGCCGGCGACAACAAGTACTTCAAGGAAGACGGTACCTCGACCATGAACAGCGAAGGCTGGGCAAAGGGCATCGAATGGATGGTCGATCTCTACAAGAAGGGCTATGCGCCGAAGGACAGCGTCAACTGGGGCTTCAACGAAGTCGTCGCCGGCTTCTATTCCGGTACCTGCGCCTTCCTCGACCAGGATCCGGATGCGCTGATCGCCATCGCCGAACGCATGAAGAAGGACGACTTCGGTGTTGCGCCGCTGCCGAAGGGTCCTGACGGCAAGTCCTTCCCGACCATCGGTTACGGCGGCTGGTCGATGTTTTCGACGAGCGCCAATAAGGATCTTTCCTGGAAGCTGATCGCCACTCTCGAAGGGCCGGAAGGCAATATCGAGTGGAACAAGCGCATCGGCGCGCTGCCGGCCTATACCGCGGCCGAAAAGGATCCCTTCTATGCCGGTGATCAGTTCAAGGGCTGGTTCGAGGAACTAGCGGACCCGAATACTGTGCCGACCGTCATGCCGACCTATCTGGAAGAGTTCGCCTTCTTCAAGGACTCGCTCGCGATCAAGACCTCGCAGCAGGCCTTGCTTGGCGATATTTCGGCGAAGGATCTGGCCGATCAGTGGGCGGATTATCTAACCAAGGCGCAGCAGAAATTCTTGAGCAAGAAGTAG
- a CDS encoding carbohydrate ABC transporter permease: MTISADMLDMRRDRRPWLRRLADGSEPYLYSAPSLILIIAVMLVPLTLGLSYAFRDIQLLNPFSGGFIGLEHFRELSSDAAFYGALRNTLWWTGASVVLQFIFGLILALLLDKPFPGRAIAQALVFLPWAVPSFLAGLNWAWLFNPVIGPIPHWLFALGLMHEPGNILSDPDHAMWGPIVANVWWGIPFFAITLLAALQAIPRDLYEAASIDGAGWFQRFRSITLPFLAPTIAITVLLRTVWISNFADLIVVMTNGGPADRTQIVASYIFTTAFKRLDFGYASAIALVLLALLLAYSMLIILLRQTLLNKD; this comes from the coding sequence ATGACCATTTCCGCCGATATGCTCGACATGCGACGCGACCGCAGGCCGTGGCTGCGTCGTCTTGCCGATGGTTCGGAGCCCTATCTCTACAGTGCTCCATCGTTGATCCTGATCATTGCGGTGATGCTGGTGCCGCTGACACTCGGGCTGTCCTATGCCTTCCGCGATATCCAGCTGCTCAATCCCTTTTCCGGCGGCTTCATCGGGCTCGAGCATTTCCGCGAGTTGTCGAGCGACGCGGCTTTTTACGGCGCGTTGAGGAATACGCTCTGGTGGACCGGCGCCTCGGTCGTCTTGCAATTCATCTTCGGCCTCATCCTGGCGTTACTGCTCGACAAGCCGTTCCCGGGCCGGGCGATCGCGCAGGCGCTGGTCTTCCTGCCCTGGGCGGTGCCGTCCTTTCTCGCCGGTCTGAACTGGGCCTGGCTGTTCAATCCGGTCATCGGGCCGATCCCGCACTGGCTCTTCGCGCTCGGGCTGATGCATGAGCCGGGCAACATTCTATCCGATCCCGATCATGCGATGTGGGGGCCGATCGTCGCCAATGTCTGGTGGGGCATTCCGTTTTTTGCCATCACCCTGCTTGCGGCGCTGCAGGCGATTCCGCGCGATCTCTACGAGGCGGCCTCGATCGACGGCGCCGGCTGGTTCCAGCGTTTCCGCTCGATCACCCTGCCGTTTCTGGCGCCGACGATCGCCATCACCGTGCTCTTGCGCACCGTCTGGATTTCCAATTTCGCCGATCTCATCGTCGTCATGACCAATGGCGGACCCGCCGACCGCACCCAGATCGTCGCGAGCTATATCTTCACCACGGCGTTCAAGCGGCTCGATTTCGGTTATGCCTCGGCGATCGCACTGGTGCTGCTCGCGCTGCTGCTTGCCTATTCGATGCTGATCATCCTGCTGCGGCAGACGCTGCTGAACAAGGATTGA
- a CDS encoding carbohydrate ABC transporter permease produces the protein MRRSILPTIAHRLAILCYIAFALFPLFWLLKVSVTPNDLLYTEGVRMWPSRTSWDHYAFVLQHSAFPTFFKNSLIVSASTAVTVTICASLSGYALSRFNFRAKYWIVALMLLTQMFPLVMLVAPIFKILSPLHLTNSLTGLVIVYTAFNVPFATFLMQSFFDGIPKDLEEAAMIDGATQFTAFRQIILPLTLPGIAATLGFVFTAAWSELLFALMLINGNDAATFPVGLLTFVSKFSVDFGQMMAAGVMALIPAGLFFLLIQRYLVQGLTAGAVKG, from the coding sequence ATGAGACGATCAATCCTTCCCACCATCGCGCATCGCTTAGCGATCCTCTGCTACATTGCCTTTGCGCTCTTCCCACTGTTCTGGCTGCTGAAGGTCTCGGTGACGCCGAACGACCTGCTCTACACCGAAGGCGTGCGCATGTGGCCGTCGCGCACGAGCTGGGATCATTATGCCTTCGTGCTGCAGCACAGCGCCTTCCCGACCTTCTTCAAGAACAGCCTGATCGTTTCGGCTTCGACGGCGGTGACCGTGACGATCTGCGCCTCGCTCTCGGGCTACGCGCTGTCGCGCTTCAATTTTCGGGCGAAATACTGGATTGTCGCGCTGATGCTGCTGACCCAGATGTTTCCGCTCGTCATGCTGGTGGCGCCGATCTTCAAAATCCTGTCGCCCCTGCATCTGACCAACAGCCTGACCGGGCTTGTCATCGTCTACACCGCTTTCAACGTGCCCTTCGCCACTTTCCTGATGCAGTCCTTCTTCGACGGCATTCCCAAGGATCTCGAAGAGGCGGCGATGATCGACGGGGCGACGCAATTCACCGCGTTTCGCCAGATCATCCTGCCGCTGACGCTGCCCGGAATCGCGGCGACACTCGGCTTCGTCTTCACCGCAGCCTGGAGCGAACTGCTTTTCGCACTGATGCTGATCAACGGCAATGACGCCGCGACCTTCCCTGTGGGGCTTCTCACCTTCGTTTCGAAATTCTCGGTTGATTTCGGGCAGATGATGGCGGCGGGCGTCATGGCGCTCATTCCGGCCGGCCTCTTCTTCCTGCTCATCCAGCGTTATCTCGTCCAGGGCCTGACGGCCGGCGCGGTCAAGGGTTAA
- a CDS encoding ABC transporter ATP-binding protein, translated as MASIDIQNIRKAYGHVQVLHGVDLDIRDGEFVVLVGPSGCGKSTLLRMIAGLEEVTSGEIRIAGARVNELHPKDRDIAMVFQSYALYPHMNVAGNMSYSLRLRKTAKEKITSAVAAAAAKLGLDPLLERRPKALSGGQRQRVAMGRAIVRQPKAFLFDEPLSNLDARLREQMRAEIKKLHGELKATSIYVTHDQIEAMTLADRIVAMHGGVVQQVGSPLELYDRPANLFVAGFIGSPGMNFLEANYEAGGVRLKDGTIVPLAKPLPLEDGAKVTLGIRPEHVLMTNDGTGLATAVELVEPTGFGIILHLALHGLPFKIFTLDREALKAGPKVNVAFPPQYLHVFDGEGQRVG; from the coding sequence ATGGCATCGATCGATATCCAGAACATCCGCAAAGCCTATGGCCACGTGCAGGTGCTGCACGGTGTCGATCTCGACATCAGGGATGGCGAATTCGTCGTGCTCGTCGGTCCCTCCGGCTGCGGCAAGTCAACGCTGTTGCGGATGATTGCCGGGCTGGAGGAAGTCACATCAGGTGAGATCCGTATTGCCGGCGCCCGAGTGAACGAACTGCATCCCAAGGACCGCGACATCGCCATGGTGTTCCAGTCCTATGCGCTCTATCCGCATATGAATGTCGCCGGCAATATGAGCTACAGCCTGAGGCTGCGGAAGACGGCGAAGGAAAAGATTACCAGCGCGGTGGCGGCGGCCGCCGCCAAGCTCGGCCTCGACCCGCTGCTCGAACGGCGGCCGAAGGCGCTCTCCGGCGGTCAGCGCCAGCGTGTCGCGATGGGCCGCGCCATCGTGCGCCAGCCGAAGGCCTTCCTGTTCGACGAGCCGCTCTCCAACCTCGATGCGCGCCTGCGCGAGCAGATGCGCGCCGAAATCAAGAAGCTGCACGGCGAACTGAAGGCAACCTCGATCTACGTCACCCACGACCAGATCGAAGCGATGACGCTGGCCGATCGGATCGTCGCCATGCATGGCGGCGTCGTCCAGCAGGTCGGCAGTCCACTGGAACTCTACGACCGGCCAGCCAATCTCTTTGTCGCCGGTTTCATCGGCTCGCCGGGGATGAATTTCCTCGAGGCGAATTATGAGGCGGGCGGCGTGCGGCTGAAGGACGGAACGATCGTGCCGCTGGCAAAGCCGCTGCCGCTTGAAGACGGCGCGAAGGTCACGCTCGGCATCCGGCCCGAGCATGTGCTGATGACAAATGACGGAACCGGGCTTGCAACCGCTGTGGAGCTCGTCGAACCCACCGGATTCGGCATCATCCTGCACCTCGCGCTTCACGGCCTGCCGTTCAAGATATTCACGCTCGACCGCGAAGCTCTGAAGGCGGGGCCGAAGGTCAATGTCGCCTTCCCGCCGCAATATCTGCATGTGTTCGATGGCGAAGGACAACGCGTCGGTTGA
- the ku gene encoding non-homologous end joining protein Ku, producing MVAPRANWKGFIKFGEVAFPVALYTAASTSERIAFHTLNRKTGNRVRREFVDGETGDPVEREDQVKGFEIEDGRYVVLEPEEVAAAIPESDKTLKVEAFIPFEEVDDVYFDKPYYLAPDKMGSDAFKLLRDGMEKAKVAAIARTVLFRRLRTLLIRPHGKGLVGSTLNFDYEVRSSEAAFEEMPDLKIEGEMLELAKHIINTKKGEFDPKQFDDRYEAAVAELVKAKIEGRTLPKKKAPPPPKPSDLLQALRESAGMAAPARAKRTAANANAGKNRQKAARASAPKSRSSGGAHQRRAG from the coding sequence ATGGTTGCCCCGAGAGCGAATTGGAAAGGCTTTATCAAGTTCGGGGAAGTGGCTTTCCCGGTGGCGCTTTACACCGCCGCCTCCACATCCGAGCGGATCGCGTTTCACACCCTGAACAGGAAGACCGGCAACCGTGTGCGTCGAGAATTCGTGGACGGCGAGACTGGCGATCCGGTCGAGCGCGAGGACCAGGTCAAGGGTTTTGAGATCGAGGACGGTCGCTATGTCGTGCTCGAGCCCGAAGAGGTCGCGGCTGCCATTCCGGAAAGCGACAAGACGCTGAAGGTGGAGGCCTTTATTCCTTTTGAGGAGGTAGACGACGTCTATTTCGACAAGCCTTATTATCTGGCTCCCGACAAGATGGGTAGCGACGCTTTCAAACTCCTGAGGGATGGTATGGAGAAAGCCAAGGTCGCGGCCATCGCCCGGACGGTGCTTTTCCGGCGCCTGCGAACGCTTCTCATCCGCCCCCATGGAAAGGGGCTGGTTGGCTCAACCTTGAACTTCGATTATGAAGTTCGCTCCTCCGAAGCGGCATTCGAGGAGATGCCGGATCTCAAGATCGAAGGCGAGATGCTGGAGCTCGCCAAGCACATCATCAACACCAAGAAGGGTGAGTTCGACCCGAAGCAGTTCGACGACCGCTATGAAGCCGCCGTCGCCGAACTGGTGAAGGCCAAGATTGAAGGCCGCACCCTTCCGAAGAAAAAGGCGCCGCCGCCTCCGAAACCGAGCGACCTGCTACAGGCCCTGCGCGAAAGCGCCGGCATGGCGGCGCCGGCAAGGGCGAAGCGCACCGCTGCAAATGCCAATGCCGGGAAGAACAGGCAGAAGGCCGCGCGCGCGTCGGCGCCGAAATCGCGCAGCTCGGGCGGCGCTCACCAACGCCGCGCCGGGTGA
- the ku gene encoding non-homologous end joining protein Ku — protein sequence MAIRPYWKGYLKLSLVTCPVQMMPATSENEKVRFHTLNRATQNRVVSHYVDAVTGKDVKDEDEVKAYQRGEDEYVLLEDEELENVALESTKTIDIEVFTPRNSVEWIWLDTPYYLSPDDPVGQEAFSVIRDAMAAEDMVGISRLVIARRERAVMLEPRGKGIVLWTLRYGDEVRDAENYFDRVDDQPADSQMMPLVQQLIKKQTQHWNPKMASDPVQDRLLHLIEAKKKQMKKPVKAKPKGREKAEPAPSNVINIMEALRKSVDAENRSDRH from the coding sequence ATGGCGATCCGGCCTTACTGGAAAGGTTACCTCAAACTATCGCTCGTCACCTGTCCGGTGCAGATGATGCCGGCCACCTCCGAAAATGAGAAGGTGCGCTTTCACACACTCAATCGCGCCACCCAAAACCGCGTCGTTAGCCACTATGTGGACGCCGTCACCGGCAAGGACGTGAAAGACGAAGACGAAGTGAAAGCCTATCAGCGCGGCGAGGACGAGTATGTCTTGCTCGAAGACGAGGAATTGGAGAATGTTGCGCTTGAAAGCACCAAGACGATCGATATCGAAGTCTTTACGCCGCGCAACAGTGTCGAATGGATCTGGCTCGACACGCCCTACTATCTCTCACCCGACGATCCGGTCGGCCAGGAAGCATTCTCGGTGATCCGCGACGCGATGGCGGCTGAGGACATGGTCGGCATCTCGCGGCTGGTGATCGCGCGCCGCGAGCGCGCCGTGATGCTGGAGCCTCGCGGCAAGGGCATCGTTCTTTGGACCCTGCGCTACGGCGACGAAGTGCGCGACGCTGAAAACTATTTCGATAGGGTGGACGATCAGCCGGCGGACAGCCAGATGATGCCGCTGGTGCAGCAACTCATCAAGAAGCAGACGCAGCACTGGAATCCGAAGATGGCCTCCGACCCGGTGCAGGATAGGCTGCTCCACCTCATCGAGGCCAAGAAGAAACAGATGAAAAAGCCTGTTAAAGCGAAACCCAAGGGCAGGGAGAAGGCAGAGCCGGCTCCCAGCAACGTCATCAATATCATGGAGGCGCTGCGCAAATCCGTCGATGCCGAAAACCGATCCGACAGGCATTGA